The window AATTATTCATTCATAGTAACTTCATCTGGGAAAGTGTAATAGTGAAGGCACAAAAAACGGAGAACATGTGCATTCCTTCCATATGCACATTCACATGTTTCCACTGACTCATGCTTTATGctaaatatatttacttcCGTATAATTAACATTTCTCCTGATAGAATGTACATATctgtctttatttttttttttcagtatacaCATTTCTCTTTAGTAATATACTCCCTTCGTATTAACGTAGCATATGGTAACTACATTTAGCATTGTCCACACATTCCGTTCTACTATATGCCCCGTCCTAATAAGGAGGAAACTAATAATGATTCTTATGTTTGTTTCGTATAAGCACCTATCTAATAAATTATATgtaattattataatttaatatatattgCTTCATAATTCGTTCtactattatttttttccctctagTTAAGGTGactatatattttattacaACGAATCCAAATTGAATTAGTGCTTCTTACTACATGCCCTTAATTTACTATAAATCCTTCATTAAAGGGTACAGCGTACGAAACGGTCCTGTTTTATCGTAGCCAAAGTATGATATgtacattattattttgatgtatatttttcttcttttctctgtAAACAATATAAACTCATCTTAAACTTACTTTAAACACAATTATATCCATAATGGTAATATATAATTGATCCTTCAGTAATGAAGCATAGACGCGCTCCGCCATTACTACTGGTCATAAGGGACTTATACTTTCCTTTAAACTGGGAgagagaaagaaacaaaaaaaaaaaaaaaagaattccatTTCATTCCTTCCGAAACTCGAcgattccttcttttccctttttccatatACTCCAAAATTCATACatgcttcttttatttttttcctgttatacatttttccacATAAAAGCTCCAATTACATATTGCAACATATTCATAATTATATGGAGATAATGCACATACCAATTCAATTATAAGTACGAAATTTACGCATGGCTATAAATACATATTTGTACCTTCTCAAACTTGAATTAACATATTCGATTCTATCAAATAATAATCCATAAAGACCACGCCAAATTAAAATGTTTATCTTATTCGtattttgcacttttcaGTTTATGCATTTTCCAATTTAGGTGCCACAAAACTTAAAAGAATATGATAATTGAAAATTAGACTTCCGCAATTTAACTCCTTAAAtgaggatatatatattatcatTCATATAGGTTACAATTTgtatgaatttcaataatgataatacataaaaaaatatcacatACCTATTCCACCAAGAGTAGTGAAAATACGAATTTGCATAGGATTACTTGATCCATATTGCATTGGAATATAGTTCTGACTACCCCTTATCCGATAAGTACCTAGTTACATGATTCGCAATGGGCGCATGTGCATAAAAACAACAGCAATAGTtaataatgataattcaCCAATTCGCTCATTTACATTAGGAATATATAATTGGAATAAAGTGTACTAAAAATTTCCAGTACACCATATATATGCTCGCAACTGTTATTTCTGTTCTTATCATTTCCATAatattctttatttatttcgctaatatatattaatacactAATACATACACTTTAGACGCGAACAATTGTTGGTATCAcctatattaatatatttcgAAGATTAGATACATTACATTCAAGTGTGTGCAGTTCTTACTAATTTCCTCCGTTTATGAGCTGTTTCACTAAATGAGGAAAACGAGACCTCCAGTATTTCCTCCCGCTTTTGTCGTCATAATTTTTACTACTAAAATATTCTTCCAATCATGCGATGAGAAATGTTCTCCCCctattttccttcactcaaaaatgaaaatatataacatatCATAATATTTACAAGGATTTTCCCGTTCTTCAGACGACTCGAAGTAACTGCAAAGGCACTATTTCGTCCAGCATTCTAATTACCAACCCATTTGGACGTATTCATCAGCATGTCACTTGTTGGAATTCTGTTCATTGTGCTGCGTGTGGTGCTTCCTATCCGCCGGGCTcttgtctttcctttctgcCTTATCCACTTgctcactttttcttttcttctttttttcactcgTTCCAATGAGGGGTTTATTAACCTTCGCAATTTCAATCACATCGCTGGGTTTGAATTTTGTGTTGCATGCTGTGCATGCGTTTTCCTGTGATCGGAAAGGGAGGTGCGTTGCACAGGTGAATATTACATACGGGAGAAAGGATGTGAAGAATGAGTAAAGTATGGGGGGAAATCACGTTCACATGAATTGGGCTATAGACCACCATTCAAGGCCGCACccctccctccccccttccGCACGTACTTTTGCAATGTTCGCATGACTGAAGACCTTTTTGGAGAACACACAGCCACAGGAAAAGAGGCACATGGCCCCGGAAGAGGGGTTAATAATCTCGTTCGAGATGGAACAAACCAACTTGTTCTCTTCATTCAATTTGTTTTTGCAGAGCACCAAGTCCTTAAGAGACCCGATGTGAGCAAATGCCTCATACTGCGAGTCCTCTATTTTacgtttcttcttctttttgcctTGCCTGGCCAAAATAAGGCTCAAGATATGCTCCGTGTTGTACAGGTAGCCGCGGCGACAGCAGAAGAAGGGTTCTTTGAGCGATTCCTATGGGGAGGGGGTAAAGTTGGTATGTAgttggtggtggtgatgacGGTAGCTTTTAGAATCAGTGCGCGTGGCGGGTCCACTTCTTACAGTCGCCGTTTACGCGTGGGAAGGCACGGTCAAAACATCGAACCCTCcgcaaaatgggaaatatCCGCCCCTTTCCGCTATCATCTCCCCCCTGACCTCACCTGCGATATCGCGCAGTGACTCATGTAATGCTCCCTCAGCTCCTTCAAGTTACTTCTGCCCTGGTTCACCGTCACGAGGGTATTTTTGCCGTAGCCCAGGCTCCCCGTGCTTTCATTCAGTTTCTTGTGTTTCATTCGAACCAAGTCCACCCGCTGGGGCAAACTGCCTCCGTCTCCCCCCATTTTGGATTCGCAGTTCCTTCTATCAGGGGTTTAAAGGGGACCAAAAAACATTTATCCCCTTGGGCCTCCCTAACTTGGCCGAGCCTCTCACCTGCGCGGGTACGTTACATTCGTATGCGTCGGGGTAacgttcaaaaaaaaaaaaaaacaaacaaaaaaaaaaaagtaacaaaaaaaaaatggagaagaaaaaaggattacaaaaaaagtgttacaaaaaagtgttacaaaaaaagtgttaCAAAAAAACGTATCAAGGGGAGTATGTCCTCTTTTCCCTGTCCGTGCAATACCTCATGTACGTGTCCCTTCAAAATGTGTCCTTCTGTACGCGTCCCTCACCCGCGTGGAGACTCCTGTGCAGACGTACACCAAGTGAGTGAATAAAATACATTTGCGTAAATCAGTCATATGGCTAAACgctttctccttccacctGGTGCACGTAcgcattttgtaaaaactgGGGTAACTCCTTTTATGTTCGCAAAAATAATCCTTCACTCTGAGCACTCAGTGTTACCGCCTGACTGACGGTACCGGTGGGAAAATTTTCTCGTCCATTAAATCGCTCACCagttggcaatttttttttttcttctttttttttttttttctttaccaaGGGGCAACTCAATTGGATCGAATTGTACACGCACGCcacttttacaaaaaatcaAAAGTCGGGGAAAAGCGAGCGTCCCGCGCAGTGAGCATGGCTCGCAAGGGAGCGAATTACCAAGTGTGATGAATTAAGGAAACGCGCACGGGTACACGCATACACGCTCTTGCATTTACGTTTACTTGTATGCGCATGTGAATACGTTTCTGTCTCCATAAGCTGTGTATTCCCCTCGCGCCGGTGGTCAATAGAAGAACCACACGGGCAAAacgattatttttattatatttttttttttctttcactcCCTCCAAAATCTTGTAAAAGTTTTCGGgactcccctcccccccttcccctgCCTGGGACGCATTTtgcagaattaaaaaatgggtgACATTTATACGAAGAGACACAAATACGTAAACAATGGTAAGTTCTTGGAGAGTAGAAAATGGGCATCACTTTTGACGTGCTTACATTCCACGAATCGCGCTAACCTTCTTTGTTTCAATCCCCGTTGGAGCGGCCCATGTAGACACTTATCCGAAGGGAAGTgcggaaagaaggttgtctTTTCATTTGGgctgttttttccccttcccccctgaTCGCAGGCGTCGTTATTTACGAATGGGAGCAGAGCATCGATGAGATAAACATTTTCATCAATATGAACTCCAGAGTGGTTAATAAAAAGGACTTCGACATCGACCTTAAGAGTAAGAGAATTCGAATTGGGTTGAAGGGAATGGAAAGTTTTTTGGAGGGGGAATTGTCCGGCCTCATCGACGAGGAGTGCTCATACTGGTTCATTGAAGACAATAATTTACACATCCTTTTAACCAAGGTGCGAAAGGCAGAAACATGGAGTAGCGTTTTTAAGGGGCACAAGTGCATTAATGCCATCGATGAAGATAacacgaagaaaaaaattcttttggAGCGCTTTCAGAATGAGTATCCCACCTTTGACTTCTCTTCAGCCGCGTTTAACGGCCAGGTACCAGACGCACGCACCTTTATGGGCGGACTGAAGTACTAGAGTGGGCGCACCAcgtggggggaaaaaaaaaaaatcgtgcACCAAAAAAGGTAGCGCCAActgttttctttctttttttttttttttttttttttcgtgctaCTGTGCGTATTTGTATAACGCATGGATTATGTAATTCACTGTGAGGTCACTCCTCCTCTAGGTACTGCGGGTCTCCAGCTTCTCCAATAGAGCACTCCTTCGCTCAAAGAGAGCCTTCGCATGGTTGTCCTCCGCATTCTGCTTCATGAGGGCAGTTTTTATATTGTTCGCCTGTTGCAATTTCAGCGCCTTCCTACAATTAGTGAAGTTTACAAAGCTGTGCATACACGTACCTTCTCGTTCTGTTTCTGTTAAgtggtaattattttttaagcatCTGAAAAAAATCGACCCAACTAGTCTACATGGATTTTCTGTAGTGGTGCTGTTGTCCCACATCTTGCTGTACATATCTGCTTTGTATTCTTTTGCATCCATACTAAGTGTGTCTTCCAGAGTGGGTTTCCCATTGACTATATCATGCCACAACATCTTCTCCTTCACgtcgatatttttattaatggACAATCCAACAATGTTGTAGTTTGCGAATAGGTTATGTAGCGAATAGTTCAACTCCATGTTCAGTCTCCTCTTTATGAAccaactttttatttccttttcgatgGTTGCAATTTCTCCCTTCAGCTTAAACGCGACTTCATCTTCGCTTTGGAGTCTCTCGATGTTGATGCTCATTTTCACCTACCTATATaacgaaatttttttttcgcttctgTAGGTAGCCTGTTGAGGCTATGCGCGGGATTCGTTGGGGTAACCAAGGGAAACCTTCTCAGATTAGGTAGTCTATAGATACACATGCATACTTCTGTATTGGGGGGTGAACGAGCATTCCTTTGTACATACGGTCAAGAAATCACATGTGCAGCTAATCCTAACGTGTGAGGAACACTAGAGGAATTTTTTCGCTACGAAGCTAATGTTTTGCTCCTTAAGTGGGGTTTGTGAGTGGGGGGAATTACCCATTCGATTCTCTCTCTAGTATTTTTAACCACGCTTAAGAGATAAGGCGGTATCCCTTTATGTAGTCCTTCTGATATGTAAATGGGGAAACCACATCGGCAGGGGCGATCGAACATGAGTAACCTTCGTTCGTGATGTTCTTAGCAACTATGTTCGTGCGAGGTTATTACTACTATGCGTgatgattctttttttttttttttttttttttttttttttttacaccgcGCGTTTTGCCCCTTAAAAAGGGGTAATTACGTATCGAGGGGATGGTACTTTACGTTGCGTGAACGCGCCATGCGGGATTCACAAgctcaccaaaaaaaaaaaaaaaagtccacTTAGTTGATACACAATTTCGTTCAACCTCTAAGGAGATATCCCCACAGagtttctttaaaaaagggtttcccctttttacctCCCtataaaggggaaaaacgcCGCACCTGGCAATTGtgttttaagggggaaatcCACGTCCATCAGTGGAGCCCCCTAGGACCCCTTATATTCTACGTGCAGTAGGCACACCTGTGTTAACTGCCACGCTGGGTCTTCCTTGGAAATGCGCCCCTACGTAGGGAAAGcttagaggaagaaatttttttccttttttttttaaaataagcAGACGGGTAATCAGCACCTTCGTtgaaaaaaggtgaaacgAGTTTCTGTTCCGTCTGTGTAAGTGTCCCTCTCTGAGTTAGAACAGGCCAAAGGAGAGGGAACCTACGTGGAGGAAGTCATCCTGTATGTACATCTGCGGATTCTGCAGAACATCTGCAGTCACGGGTACATCGGCTTACTCATTCCGATCCCTCCTGGCAATGCGGTGCACACAAAAAGTAacaaatttcattttcttaaGTAATTCCCCCATGAgggtacttttttttgttttttttgttttttttggagggggAAATACCTCATTTATGCTGAGAGTGATCACTAGAactagctaaaaaaaaaaaaaaactgtgaaTGTATAAACTGGGAGGAAGATAAAAGGAACTAGCTGCTTCGTTCTCCTTGCCTTGCATGGCTGGCACAGCTGGCTGCTCGCCGGTTGGTACTTTGTCTTGGGCCCCTTTTTGTGAGGTGCCTTAATTTCCGCTCGTCGGGGCGAGAGGGCGCAGACCGCGCCCTAGAGTACCGGAAaagcgggaaaaaaataagcatacACATGAGGATAAGCATGATCTTGTACGTGTTTTTTCATGGATCCCTTTAGGGTGAACCATAGTGTGAACCTGAACATAATGATGCGGATGGCGGGACCATGCGCATTAAGCCcggaggagggaaaaaaatataacggATGAGCTCCCACGGGGTAGCGAAGCGACGTTGCATGATGTACGTACACCGCCTCTTCTTTCATTGGTGGAAAGCacataaataaatgtacTCGTGTATCCATGTACGTACGTCTGCATGCACGTTTACACCCATGTGCGTGTGTGCTGCTCTTGTGGAATGGTTACGAGTACACGCTGACATGACGTGGAGCTAACCATCGCGTGCATTTGCATGCAGTTCGATTCCAGCGGTATCCCGTTAGCCCAACTTTATTTTCCAGGGAAAACTCCAACACACGGAGGAACCCAACATGTGCAAGGAGTGTACACGGCGGGGCGGTCGCTTCTGGGGACAGTGTGTTCGGCACACCACTTCACCGTTATTTTTTCGTGTCATTGTTATTTTTCCGTGCCATCGTTATTTTTTCGtatcatcatattttttgcatgtcatcgttttttctgcatgtcatctttttttttttccatgtccGATTTTTccaggtaatttttttcacttcactTTTTCAAGGTCAACTCTTTTAAatcaatttcttcctcccaaCATAGTTTTGTAAGTCCCTTTTTTAAACCACCTTCCAATTTATATGAACAGAAAGAGTGACAAAAACCATTTTCATCGTGTTTTCCATCCCACCCATCGTCTGCTTTTTACCATTATTAAGCTTCTTCCCTAGGAAGTTCACCCAGAGCCTCCTTTTGCcctgtttttaattttgcacCTTCGTAGAAGTTAGAGGCAAGCGCAGGTTTGTGCGATTTCGTTAATGTGTTCTTTCCTATACCTGCATTGCCTACATTTGCATGCACCTACCCCCCCAACGATAAGGGCACAACTGCCGTGTACCTGTGTGCAGCGCCGAGAGTGAAGTAGGACACCCTGTCGCATTGTTCCTTCCTGCCCTCCCGGGTTAGTAATCCCCCATTTTGAATACCCATAAAAGTTAcactcttttttaattaacagTTTTTGTAACTGTGCAGATTTcacatttaaattttttctctagATGGATACCCAGCATTACCACTACGccttgtcctttttttgaaaagagtgcataatttttggtaaaacacatttacgcctcctcttttttaatcATCCATTTTGTGTGGTAAGGACGCGGTTCGGTATTGTGCCAAGTTGACCTTCCTCAGTTGCATCATGTATGAGCGGCGAAATGTCTGCATAACACACACGCGGTTAGAGATACATCTGTTATACATGCACCTCCTAGACATGTACATTTCGTGCTGATTTATTTGATTAGTTGGATACGCAGTGGAAGACGGGGTGCTATTTTCTCTTATAACCCACCAAAAGTATGCGTGCAAACTTAGTTTCAATTTCGAAGTTCATTGTGAAATCCTGCATGAGTAacttttacttttcctttcacgAACCCCCCAACTGCAGTGCATCCCCTTCTTTGCAATACTTTTATTAAATTTCCTTCGCACTCTTTCGTGTGCAGTTTGTCTGTATTtacatgtgcacacaaatAAATGTTTCGGCGGATGTGTAGTTTATGCATCGTCTCCTACTCCTTACATATAGAGAGCGCCACGCATGAGTACTTTTCCACCGTGCATAGATTGGTCTGTTTTCCATTAGGGGAAAAATACGCTTGAATATGTGCAAGCTATTTTACAGTTGCTATGTTatgttaaaataaattgagATACGTCTTACTA is drawn from Plasmodium knowlesi strain H genome assembly, chromosome: 7 and contains these coding sequences:
- a CDS encoding replication termination factor, putative, whose product is MGGDGGSLPQRVDLVRMKHKKLNESTGSLGYGKNTLVTVNQGRSNLKELREHYMSHCAISQESLKEPFFCCRRGYLYNTEHILSLILARQGKKKKKRKIEDSQYEAFAHIGSLKDLVLCKNKLNEENKLVCSISNEIINPSSGAMCLFSCGCVFSKKVFSHANIAKENACTACNTKFKPSDVIEIAKVNKPLIGTSEKKKKRKSEQVDKAERKDKSPADRKHHTQHNEQNSNK
- a CDS encoding HSP90 co-chaperone p23, putative; the protein is MGDIYTKRHKYVNNGVVIYEWEQSIDEINIFINMNSRVVNKKDFDIDLKSKRIRIGLKGMESFLEGELSGLIDEECSYWFIEDNNLHILLTKVRKAETWSSVFKGHKCINAIDEDNTKKKILLERFQNEYPTFDFSSAAFNGQVPDARTFMGGLKY